A single Candidatus Poribacteria bacterium DNA region contains:
- a CDS encoding dCTP deaminase produces MFLSDKDIIHYMKKGKIKITPAPDLDTQLGSCSIDFRLSNTFRVFEHSKYPYIDLRAEIDINDLMRRVDVPDGDAFTMQPGEFVLAATQETLELADDVLARLEGRSSLGRLGIIVHSTAGLFDPGWIGIPTLELGNLGRMPVKLYPGMRICAFTFAQLSSSAHVPYQLKPANKYAGQDGPETSRFAKDVEFS; encoded by the coding sequence ATGTTCTTATCAGATAAAGATATTATCCACTATATGAAGAAGGGGAAGATCAAAATCACCCCTGCGCCCGACTTGGACACACAGCTCGGTAGCTGCTCCATCGACTTCAGATTGAGCAATACCTTTCGTGTGTTTGAACATAGCAAATACCCATACATTGATCTACGTGCAGAGATTGATATCAACGACCTGATGCGGCGGGTCGATGTCCCTGATGGGGACGCCTTCACGATGCAGCCGGGTGAGTTTGTCTTGGCGGCAACGCAGGAAACCCTTGAATTAGCAGACGATGTGCTGGCACGGCTTGAAGGCAGAAGTAGTTTGGGACGGCTCGGTATTATCGTCCATAGCACTGCGGGACTGTTTGATCCGGGTTGGATCGGCATTCCAACGTTGGAGTTAGGGAATCTCGGTCGTATGCCGGTCAAGTTATATCCGGGTATGCGGATCTGTGCGTTCACATTTGCGCAGCTGTCTTCGAGTGCCCATGTGCCGTATCAACTCAAACCTGCGAACAAATACGCCGGACAAGACGGTCCAGAGACGAGCCGTTTTGCCAAAGATGTTGAATTTTCGTAG
- a CDS encoding 4Fe-4S dicluster domain-containing protein, with protein MSNQQTQPLIGVESFSWKKWDACTHCGLCLPTCPTYRELGLETDSPRGRLYLMGSAFKDEDATPLNEDWSEYIYRCLDCRACETACPSGVHFGELLEQARAIYEQNAPRSAAYRFWTNLVFKQILPNKERLDLIFELMWLYQRLGIRWLVQKTGILKLMGQLGQMESLLPKIPPPQLKYTIRDITPAEGETRYRVGFIPGCIMNQVFTETNVATIRVLAQNGCEVVTPRQQTCCGALHLHNGVRDVASSLAQQNIDAFETENLDAIIINSAGCGATLKEYEALLEHDAAYAEKAERFSHKMRDISEFLAEIEMVAPRGKIERRVTYDEPCHLLHGQSVQAQPRKVLQAIPGLELIELTESEWCCGSAGIYNITQPELSQEILERKMTHIAETDADIIATGNPGCLLQIQLGIQKHGLSMKAMHPVNLLDYAYRGIAPEDFLPEQ; from the coding sequence ATGTCGAATCAACAAACACAACCGCTTATCGGCGTAGAGTCCTTTAGTTGGAAGAAGTGGGATGCCTGTACACACTGCGGACTCTGTCTGCCAACCTGCCCAACCTATCGAGAATTAGGTTTAGAAACGGATTCACCAAGGGGTAGATTATATCTCATGGGGAGCGCCTTCAAGGATGAAGATGCCACTCCGCTCAACGAGGACTGGTCAGAATACATCTACAGGTGCTTAGACTGTCGGGCGTGTGAAACAGCCTGCCCTTCAGGTGTCCACTTTGGTGAACTGCTTGAGCAGGCACGCGCTATCTATGAACAGAATGCCCCCCGCTCCGCAGCTTACCGATTCTGGACGAACTTGGTCTTTAAACAAATTCTACCGAATAAAGAACGGTTGGATCTGATCTTTGAATTGATGTGGCTCTACCAGCGACTCGGTATCCGATGGCTCGTTCAAAAAACGGGGATCCTGAAACTGATGGGACAACTCGGGCAGATGGAATCATTACTCCCGAAGATCCCACCACCGCAATTGAAATACACGATACGCGACATTACACCTGCGGAAGGTGAAACCCGATATCGCGTCGGATTCATACCCGGGTGTATCATGAACCAAGTCTTCACTGAGACGAACGTCGCAACCATTCGGGTGTTAGCACAAAATGGCTGTGAAGTGGTTACCCCGCGCCAACAGACGTGTTGCGGTGCATTACATCTCCACAACGGCGTGCGAGATGTCGCTTCATCTCTTGCTCAGCAGAACATTGATGCATTTGAAACGGAGAACTTAGACGCGATCATCATCAATTCCGCTGGCTGTGGTGCGACGCTCAAGGAATACGAGGCACTTTTAGAACACGATGCGGCTTATGCGGAGAAAGCAGAACGCTTCAGCCATAAGATGCGAGACATCAGCGAATTTTTAGCAGAGATCGAGATGGTCGCGCCGAGAGGAAAAATTGAAAGGCGCGTTACCTACGATGAACCGTGCCATCTCCTTCATGGACAAAGCGTCCAAGCGCAACCGCGTAAGGTTCTCCAAGCGATACCTGGGTTGGAGTTGATTGAATTGACCGAATCCGAATGGTGTTGCGGGAGTGCTGGCATCTATAACATCACACAACCCGAACTGTCACAGGAAATTTTAGAACGCAAGATGACGCATATCGCCGAAACCGATGCGGACATCATCGCGACTGGGAATCCGGGTTGCTTACTCCAGATTCAACTCGGGATCCAAAAGCATGGATTATCCATGAAAGCGATGCATCCTGTGAACCTTTTAGACTACGCCTATCGTGGTATCGCCCCAGAGGATTTTTTGCCAGAGCAGTAG
- the larE gene encoding ATP-dependent sacrificial sulfur transferase LarE: MPKQKLESILQTKLDGLYACLRAYEKVIVAFSGGVDSTFLAEAAQHALGKNALAVTAISDSYPIREMKAAQDIAKQIGIRFETVHTQELELEGYASNPTNRCFFCKTELFDKLRPIAEKYDVGTIVYGAIPDDVGDHRPGMDAAKQMGIQAPLIDVNLTKAEIREISKVWDLPTWDKPAFACLSSRFPYGMRITRELLRQVDAAEQFLYDLGIRQFRVRHHGDLARIELEAEEISRMLSKTVRHDISSHFKTLGYTHVALDLQGYRSGSLNEGVTTS; encoded by the coding sequence ATGCCAAAACAGAAACTTGAATCTATCCTACAAACAAAATTGGACGGCCTCTATGCGTGCTTGCGTGCGTATGAGAAGGTCATCGTTGCATTTTCTGGCGGTGTTGATAGCACGTTTCTTGCAGAGGCGGCACAACACGCCCTCGGTAAGAACGCTCTCGCCGTTACTGCCATTTCAGATTCCTATCCGATCCGAGAAATGAAAGCCGCGCAAGATATTGCCAAACAGATCGGGATCCGCTTTGAAACCGTCCACACGCAAGAATTAGAATTGGAAGGCTACGCGAGCAACCCGACGAACCGGTGTTTTTTCTGCAAAACGGAGTTGTTCGATAAGTTACGTCCGATTGCTGAAAAATACGACGTGGGAACGATTGTCTACGGCGCAATCCCGGACGATGTCGGGGACCATCGCCCAGGGATGGATGCTGCGAAACAGATGGGCATCCAAGCACCCTTGATTGATGTCAATCTGACCAAAGCAGAGATTCGCGAGATTTCAAAGGTGTGGGACCTTCCAACATGGGACAAACCTGCATTTGCCTGCCTCTCCTCACGGTTCCCTTACGGCATGCGTATCACCCGTGAACTGCTGCGACAGGTAGATGCCGCCGAGCAATTTCTCTATGATTTAGGGATCCGTCAATTCCGTGTCCGACACCACGGCGATCTCGCCCGTATTGAACTCGAAGCGGAGGAGATTTCGCGGATGCTTTCAAAAACCGTGCGCCACGACATCAGTTCGCACTTCAAAACACTCGGATATACGCATGTCGCGCTCGACCTGCAAGGGTATCGTTCTGGGAGCCTTAACGAGGGGGTCACGACTTCGTAA
- the def gene encoding peptide deformylase, which yields MPKRKRKPRNVDASDVNGEDNLILRETTPLQLRYYGDPVLRKRAKPVAEITEAERQLAEQMLMTLEATGNGIGLAATQVGVLKRLLIVNIGEVEDEVYEPLVLFNPEILSSEGEIVAEEGCLSIPDVTADVKRPERIVVEGINAERESIHIEADGLLARVLLHEIDHLNGVLFIDRISGLKRRLLGDELLRLQQAQHPS from the coding sequence ATGCCGAAACGTAAAAGAAAGCCCAGAAACGTCGATGCTTCGGACGTGAATGGAGAAGATAACTTAATCCTGCGTGAGACAACCCCCTTGCAGCTGCGCTATTATGGCGATCCAGTCCTTCGTAAAAGAGCCAAACCGGTTGCAGAGATTACAGAAGCAGAACGCCAACTCGCTGAACAGATGTTGATGACGCTCGAGGCTACAGGTAATGGGATTGGGCTCGCTGCAACGCAAGTCGGTGTTTTGAAGAGACTTCTCATTGTCAACATCGGTGAAGTTGAGGATGAGGTATATGAACCGCTGGTGCTGTTTAACCCCGAAATTCTCAGTTCTGAGGGAGAAATTGTTGCCGAGGAAGGATGTCTCAGCATCCCGGATGTAACGGCTGATGTGAAACGTCCAGAGCGAATTGTCGTTGAGGGGATTAATGCCGAGCGTGAATCCATCCATATTGAAGCCGATGGCTTACTCGCTCGTGTTCTGCTACACGAAATAGACCACCTCAATGGTGTACTTTTTATTGACCGGATCAGCGGATTGAAGCGTCGTCTGCTGGGCGATGAACTACTGAGACTGCAACAGGCTCAGCACCCTTCTTAA